The following is a genomic window from Gloeocapsa sp. PCC 73106.
CTCCTTGGCTACGATACCACGGTATTTCGAGGCGTTTGCGCTCATGGAGTAAACGTAGGGAACAGTTAATTCCTGCTACTCCTAGGGCTAAATCTGGGTAGGCGATCGCGCTCTGCATCGCTACAATCGAGCCGATGGAGTTACCCACAAAAAAAGCCGGTGTTCCCACTACCTGCTCACAGAATTCTCCTACTTGTTGTCCCCAAGTTTCAAAAGTATATTCTATCTCTTTGCCTGGTGTAGGTTTAGCGGAATTGCCAAAACCAATTAAATCTAAAGCGTAACAGCGACTAACTTGTCCTAAAACTGGGAGATTTTTGCGCCAGTGTCTCCAAGATGCACCAAAGCCATGTATCAGTATTACCCCAGGTCCTTGCTCACCGTAGTTTTGATAAGTTATGGGAAACCCTTGCCAATTCCAAGTCTTATCTTCTAGCATTTAATTTCTCTAAAGCACTTAATATTAGGCATGCAAAAACATCAAAAATAGTTGATTTACCGCTGCCATTGGGACCTAAAAATACCGTTAAAGGAGTTATTTTTTTCAGTTCAAGGTTACGCAATGCGCGGTAGTTTTGTACGTGTAGATATTCG
Proteins encoded in this region:
- a CDS encoding alpha/beta fold hydrolase, with product MLEDKTWNWQGFPITYQNYGEQGPGVILIHGFGASWRHWRKNLPVLGQVSRCYALDLIGFGNSAKPTPGKEIEYTFETWGQQVGEFCEQVVGTPAFFVGNSIGSIVAMQSAIAYPDLALGVAGINCSLRLLHERKRLEIPWYRSQGAAIAQLILGNATIGNLFFRQIARPQTIKKILLQAYQRQEAVSDELIEIILKPAQDPGASDVFRAFTRYSQGPLPEDLLPNLPCEAILLWGTKDPWEPLELGRELAKFPTVKQFIELEGLGHCPQDEAPEIVNPILQQWFR